The following coding sequences are from one Microbacterium wangchenii window:
- a CDS encoding aldo/keto reductase — protein sequence MESHTTGASSLGGIVLGTMDYGTVIDQDRAFALLDRYVQRGGEWLDTANCYSFWIDEAGVGGASERVIGEWLRSRPGARDAVRIATKVRQNPLVAHRWPESAEGLSRSAIRAGIEASLSRLGVDDVDLLWAHAEDRSVALEETVHAFGELVAEGKARSVGAANHPSWRVERARALAVSADVEPWSAIQLRHSLVQPRPFAPIPEAGHRLLTPDDLDLARDSNLWVWAYTPLLHGGYVREDKPFSEPYDHPGTTRTLAALGAVAAEVQATKNQVVLAWLMAQGISPIVGASRVEYVDEAMDAMALELDASQMERLSSAR from the coding sequence ATGGAAAGCCATACGACCGGCGCTTCTTCTCTTGGCGGCATCGTCCTCGGGACGATGGACTACGGCACGGTCATCGACCAGGACCGGGCATTCGCTCTTCTGGACCGCTATGTGCAGAGGGGCGGCGAGTGGCTCGACACGGCGAACTGCTACTCCTTCTGGATCGACGAGGCGGGTGTCGGCGGCGCGAGCGAACGCGTGATCGGCGAGTGGCTGCGCTCACGGCCAGGAGCGCGGGACGCCGTCCGCATCGCCACGAAGGTGCGGCAGAATCCCTTGGTGGCGCACCGCTGGCCCGAGAGCGCAGAAGGGCTATCGAGGTCGGCGATCAGGGCCGGCATCGAAGCCAGCCTTTCCAGACTCGGCGTCGACGACGTGGATCTGCTCTGGGCCCATGCTGAGGACCGCAGTGTGGCCCTCGAGGAGACGGTGCACGCGTTCGGAGAGCTCGTGGCGGAGGGGAAAGCTCGCTCGGTGGGCGCTGCCAACCATCCCAGTTGGCGAGTCGAACGGGCGCGGGCGCTCGCGGTTTCCGCCGACGTCGAGCCGTGGAGCGCCATCCAGCTTCGCCATTCCCTCGTACAGCCGAGGCCGTTCGCGCCGATTCCCGAGGCCGGGCATCGCCTGCTGACTCCGGATGACCTCGACCTCGCCCGTGACTCGAATCTCTGGGTGTGGGCGTACACGCCGTTGCTGCATGGCGGTTACGTCCGGGAGGACAAGCCCTTCTCAGAACCGTATGACCACCCGGGGACGACGCGGACCCTGGCCGCCCTGGGCGCCGTGGCGGCCGAGGTCCAAGCGACGAAGAATCAAGTCGTCCTCGCCTGGCTGATGGCACAGGGCATCTCGCCCATCGTCGGGGCCAGTCGCGTGGAATACGTCGACGAAGCGATGGACGCGATGGCCCTCGAACTGGATGCAAGTCAGATGGAGCGATTGTCCTCAGCTCGCTGA
- a CDS encoding nucleotidyltransferase domain-containing protein, whose amino-acid sequence MSDAAFLEGVADRLITLEGAEAVALGGSRAQGTSRADSDWDLAVYYRGDFRPQALRDIGWPGHVSELGEWGGGVFNGGAWLTIDGRHVDIHYRDLEVVDRELEEARAGRFRIEQLMFHLAGIPTYLLVAELAVNRTLRGDLPKPEYPPRLRSSAPPQWWSRAEALFDYARSGHASHGRAAQAVAMAVEAATCAAHAVSAARATWVTNEKRLLESASLRDFLDDRLLTLDGDAEAFVDDVARRCAHALALAEDDATQRAEDNRSI is encoded by the coding sequence GTGAGTGACGCAGCTTTTCTCGAGGGCGTGGCGGACCGTCTCATCACCCTGGAGGGCGCCGAGGCGGTGGCGCTGGGCGGATCGCGCGCCCAGGGCACCTCGCGCGCAGACAGCGACTGGGATCTGGCGGTGTACTACCGTGGCGACTTCCGGCCGCAGGCGTTGCGAGACATCGGCTGGCCCGGACACGTCTCGGAGCTGGGTGAGTGGGGCGGCGGCGTCTTCAATGGCGGGGCGTGGCTCACGATCGACGGCCGGCATGTCGACATCCATTACCGGGACCTCGAGGTCGTCGACCGCGAGCTGGAAGAGGCCCGTGCCGGACGGTTCCGGATCGAGCAGCTCATGTTTCACCTGGCGGGCATCCCCACGTACCTCCTGGTTGCGGAGCTGGCGGTGAACCGAACCCTCCGCGGGGACTTGCCCAAGCCGGAGTATCCACCGCGCCTCCGCAGCTCTGCACCGCCGCAGTGGTGGAGTCGAGCCGAGGCCCTCTTCGACTACGCACGATCCGGGCATGCCTCACACGGTCGTGCCGCGCAGGCTGTCGCCATGGCCGTCGAGGCAGCGACCTGCGCGGCGCACGCCGTGTCGGCCGCGCGCGCAACGTGGGTCACCAACGAGAAGCGCTTGCTGGAGAGCGCGAGCCTACGGGACTTCCTCGATGACCGCCTTCTAACCCTTGATGGTGATGCCGAAGCCTTCGTGGATGATGTCGCCCGCCGATGCGCACACGCGCTCGCTCTCGCCGAGGATGACGCCACTCAGCGAGCTGAGGACAATCGCTCCATCTGA
- the add gene encoding adenosine deaminase, which produces MTGPLRIDLHRHLEGSLRASHLLQVLARSGRSPQRPAEFRAAITTDATIDSLVAYLGRIDTAAAVLTTAEDWMQAGLNAVEDACDDGLDYLELRYCPWFVTSHTGLSPRVVVDAVSEGVARASRSVGLPVGLIAIILRDLGPDAARRQLDTVLDTRDVWCGVDLAGDEAGVPCREFAPVFRRARDAGLHITVHAGEAAGPASVADAVEHLGAERIGHGVRSVEDPRLLEQLAERGTTMEVALTSNTHTGASAGFTTHQIHALLAGGVAVTLNTDNPTTSGTRLSEEHRRAVNDAGLDPATLERIARQAAVAAFTSSGRQFAVRPEGDDGE; this is translated from the coding sequence GTGACCGGCCCCCTGCGCATCGACCTTCACCGCCACCTGGAGGGCTCGCTGCGCGCCAGCCACCTACTGCAGGTCTTGGCGCGGTCAGGTCGATCCCCTCAGCGCCCTGCTGAGTTCCGCGCGGCGATCACCACGGACGCCACCATCGACAGTCTCGTGGCCTACCTGGGTCGGATAGACACCGCAGCCGCTGTGCTCACTACCGCTGAGGATTGGATGCAGGCAGGTCTCAACGCCGTGGAAGACGCCTGTGACGACGGGCTGGACTACCTCGAACTTCGCTATTGCCCCTGGTTCGTGACGAGCCACACAGGGCTCAGCCCGCGGGTCGTCGTGGATGCTGTGAGCGAAGGAGTCGCGCGCGCCTCGCGCAGCGTGGGCTTGCCGGTGGGCCTCATCGCGATCATCCTCCGTGACCTGGGTCCTGACGCGGCCCGACGACAACTCGACACCGTGCTCGATACGAGGGACGTGTGGTGCGGGGTCGACTTGGCCGGCGATGAAGCCGGCGTCCCGTGCCGAGAATTCGCGCCCGTGTTCCGCCGAGCCCGCGACGCAGGTCTGCACATCACGGTTCACGCCGGAGAGGCCGCCGGCCCGGCCAGCGTCGCCGACGCGGTCGAGCATCTCGGCGCCGAGCGCATCGGCCACGGTGTGCGATCCGTGGAGGACCCGCGCCTCCTCGAGCAGTTGGCCGAGCGGGGCACGACGATGGAAGTGGCCCTGACGAGCAACACGCATACGGGCGCGTCTGCAGGATTCACGACTCATCAGATCCACGCGCTCCTGGCGGGCGGGGTGGCGGTGACTCTCAACACCGACAACCCCACCACGAGCGGAACGCGACTGAGCGAGGAGCACCGCAGGGCGGTGAACGATGCCGGCCTGGACCCCGCCACCCTCGAGCGCATCGCCAGGCAAGCGGCGGTCGCCGCATTCACATCCAGCGGGCGCCAGTTCGCTGTACGACCGGAAGGGGACGACGGTGAGTGA
- a CDS encoding adenosylhomocysteinase: MTPQPRLAPSGNPDIDWAERNMPLLRQSVATRAHNFRGVHVGICLHTEPKTAVLVRWLLHYGARVTITGNLGTTVSSVAQTLSELGATVIGHRSDDHEKHQRNVDQVLAAEPDLVMDNGGELITRLACGAPRSDTFVGATEETTTGGLRIRELDVQPDFPVIVINDSSLKLTVENEYGVGQSVVQGFMNATNSMVPGARATVVGYGPCGKGTADTLRALGAIVSVVERNPFRALEAIMRGHMVGTLDDLLPQAELLFLATGARDVIAEDQFARLRDGAIIIGVGHEGAELDIETLRRATRGESALGSSAADQAPRVVYTFPDGREVVVLHGMNMINLTAAGGNPIQAMDLGLALQACSLAAIVGGAATWVGAGPVPSDIDDELATTLVDMLSRKNVDAPRAAESVR; the protein is encoded by the coding sequence ATGACCCCGCAACCTCGACTCGCTCCCTCGGGCAACCCGGACATCGATTGGGCCGAACGCAACATGCCGCTGCTGAGACAGAGTGTCGCCACCCGCGCTCACAACTTCCGCGGCGTGCACGTCGGCATCTGCCTGCACACCGAGCCGAAGACCGCCGTCTTGGTCCGCTGGCTGTTGCACTACGGCGCGCGGGTCACAATCACCGGCAACCTCGGCACCACCGTCTCCTCCGTCGCGCAGACCCTCAGCGAACTCGGCGCGACAGTGATCGGACACCGCAGCGATGACCACGAGAAGCACCAACGGAATGTCGACCAGGTTCTCGCCGCGGAGCCCGACCTCGTCATGGACAACGGTGGCGAGCTCATCACCCGCCTTGCTTGCGGTGCACCCCGGTCCGACACGTTCGTCGGCGCTACTGAGGAAACCACCACCGGCGGGCTCCGGATCAGAGAGCTCGACGTACAGCCTGACTTCCCAGTCATCGTCATCAATGACAGCTCGCTGAAGCTGACTGTCGAGAACGAGTACGGCGTCGGCCAGAGCGTGGTGCAGGGGTTCATGAACGCCACCAACTCGATGGTGCCCGGTGCCCGAGCAACCGTCGTGGGATACGGCCCGTGCGGAAAGGGAACTGCGGACACCCTGCGTGCCCTGGGCGCGATCGTGAGCGTGGTCGAACGCAACCCTTTTCGTGCGCTCGAAGCCATCATGCGTGGACACATGGTGGGCACCCTCGACGATCTCCTTCCGCAGGCAGAACTGTTGTTCCTTGCGACGGGCGCGCGGGACGTCATCGCTGAGGACCAGTTCGCCCGGTTGCGGGACGGAGCCATCATCATCGGTGTCGGCCATGAGGGCGCCGAACTCGACATCGAGACGCTTCGTCGGGCGACTCGAGGCGAAAGCGCCCTGGGATCCAGCGCGGCGGACCAGGCTCCTCGGGTGGTCTACACCTTTCCCGACGGCCGGGAGGTGGTCGTTCTCCACGGCATGAACATGATCAATCTGACGGCGGCCGGTGGCAATCCGATCCAGGCCATGGATCTGGGCCTGGCCTTGCAAGCGTGCAGCTTGGCCGCCATCGTCGGCGGAGCGGCGACATGGGTGGGTGCCGGCCCGGTACCGAGCGACATCGACGATGAGCTGGCGACGACTCTGGTGGACATGCTGAGTCGCAAGAACGTCGATGCTCCCCGAGCCGCAGAGAGCGTCCGGTGA
- the rpoB gene encoding DNA-directed RNA polymerase subunit beta: MAAARNASNPTTTPKNGRGASRLSFAKISDTLTVPDLLALQTESFDWLVGNEAWKARVAEAKAAGRTDVPEISGLEEIFEEISPVEDLSETMQLSFTNPYLEPEKYSIEECKERGKTYAAPLYVEAEFMNHQTGEIKTQTVFMGDFPLQTGKGTFIINGTERVVVSQLVRSPGVYFDRTPDKTSDKDIVSARIIPSRGAWLEFEIDKRDQVGVRIDRKRKQSVTVFLKALGLTSEDILAEFAGFDSIEDTLSKDTILTKEDALRDIYRKLRPGEQVAAEAARALLDNFYFDSKRYDLAKVGRYKINQKLGLELPLRQSVLTLQDIVATIRYLVALHAGRATLPAVGGGNAAEIRLDVDDIDDFGNRRIRAVGELIQNQVRTGLSRMERVVRERMTTQDIEAITPQTLINVRPVVAAIKEFFGTSQLSQFMDQNNPLAALTQKRRLNALGPGGLSRERAGVEVRDVHPSHYGRMCPIETPEGPNIGLIGSLASFARINAFGFIETPYRKVVDGRVTDQIDYLTASEEADFIVAQANAPLKADGHFQEDRVLARKIGGEVDLIPADEIGYMDVSPRQMVSVATSLIPFLEHDDANRALMGANMQRQAVPLVRSDSPLVGTGMEGYAAVDAGDVITAEKPGVVMEVSADVVTVQLDEGGTQDYFLRKFDRSNQGTSYNQRVVVSAGDRVEAGEVIADGPATQNGELALGKNLLVAFMTWEGHNFEDAIILSQELVKNDTLSSIHIEEYEVDARDTKLGKEEITRDLPNVSPDLLKDLDERGIVRIGAEVRPGDILVGKVTPKGETELSAEERLLRAIFNEKSREVRDTSLKVPHGEQGTIIAVKEFNAEDGDDELGSGVNRRVVVYIAQKRKITEGDKLAGRHGNKGVIAKILPVEDMPFLADGTPVDVVLNPLGIPGRMNFGQVLELHLGWIAQQGWKVEGTPEWAVRLPEQAFEAAPGTKVATPVFDGASEDEIAGLLDSTLPTRDGERLIGSSGKTLLFDGRSGDPFPAPVSVGYMYILKLHHLVDDKIHARSTGPYSMITQQPLGGKAQFGGQRFGEMEVWALEAYGAAHTLRELLTTKSDDIAGRVKVYEAIVKGENIQEPGIPESFKVLMKEMQSLCLNVEVLSADGTAVNLRDTDDDAFRAAEELGINISSRFESSSIDEI, encoded by the coding sequence TTGGCGGCTGCGCGCAACGCATCCAACCCCACCACCACCCCTAAGAACGGCCGCGGAGCATCCCGGCTTTCGTTCGCGAAAATCTCCGACACGCTGACGGTCCCCGACCTTCTCGCGTTGCAGACCGAGTCCTTCGACTGGCTCGTCGGCAACGAGGCGTGGAAGGCACGCGTCGCCGAGGCCAAGGCCGCCGGTCGCACGGATGTGCCGGAGATCAGCGGCCTCGAGGAGATCTTCGAGGAGATCTCGCCCGTCGAGGACCTCAGCGAGACGATGCAGCTGTCGTTCACGAACCCGTACCTGGAGCCGGAGAAGTACTCGATCGAGGAGTGCAAGGAGCGCGGCAAGACCTACGCCGCCCCGCTGTACGTCGAGGCCGAGTTCATGAACCACCAGACCGGTGAGATCAAGACCCAGACGGTCTTCATGGGCGACTTCCCGCTGCAGACCGGCAAGGGCACGTTCATCATCAACGGCACCGAGCGTGTCGTCGTGTCGCAGCTGGTGCGTTCGCCGGGCGTGTACTTCGACAGGACCCCCGACAAGACCTCCGACAAGGACATCGTGTCGGCCCGCATCATCCCCAGCCGCGGTGCGTGGCTGGAGTTCGAGATCGACAAGCGCGACCAGGTCGGCGTGCGCATCGACCGCAAGCGCAAGCAGTCGGTCACCGTGTTCCTCAAGGCCCTGGGCCTCACGAGCGAGGACATCCTCGCCGAGTTCGCAGGCTTCGACTCGATCGAGGACACCCTGAGCAAGGACACGATCCTCACCAAGGAGGACGCGCTCCGCGACATCTACCGCAAGCTGCGTCCGGGCGAGCAGGTCGCCGCCGAGGCCGCCCGCGCGCTGCTGGACAACTTCTACTTCGACTCCAAGCGCTACGACCTGGCCAAGGTCGGTCGCTACAAGATCAACCAGAAGCTCGGCCTCGAGCTCCCGCTGCGTCAGTCGGTCCTCACGCTTCAGGACATCGTCGCCACCATACGATACCTTGTCGCCCTGCACGCGGGCAGGGCTACCCTGCCCGCCGTGGGAGGTGGAAATGCGGCGGAGATCCGCCTGGATGTCGACGACATCGACGACTTCGGCAACCGTCGCATCCGCGCGGTCGGCGAGCTGATCCAGAACCAGGTCCGCACGGGCCTGTCGCGCATGGAGCGTGTGGTGCGTGAGCGCATGACCACGCAGGACATCGAGGCGATCACCCCGCAGACCCTGATCAACGTGCGTCCCGTGGTGGCGGCGATCAAGGAGTTCTTCGGCACGTCGCAGCTGTCGCAGTTCATGGACCAGAACAACCCGCTGGCTGCGCTCACGCAGAAGCGCCGGCTCAATGCGCTGGGCCCGGGTGGTCTGTCGCGTGAGCGTGCCGGCGTCGAGGTCCGTGACGTGCACCCCTCGCACTACGGCCGTATGTGCCCGATCGAGACGCCGGAAGGCCCGAACATCGGCCTGATCGGCTCGCTCGCGTCCTTCGCGCGCATCAACGCGTTCGGTTTCATCGAGACCCCGTACCGCAAGGTCGTCGACGGCCGGGTCACCGACCAGATCGACTACCTGACCGCGAGCGAAGAGGCCGACTTCATCGTCGCCCAGGCCAACGCGCCGCTCAAGGCCGACGGTCACTTCCAGGAGGACCGCGTCCTCGCCCGCAAGATCGGCGGCGAGGTCGACCTCATCCCCGCCGACGAGATCGGGTACATGGATGTCTCGCCGCGCCAGATGGTGTCGGTGGCGACCTCGCTGATCCCGTTCCTCGAGCACGACGACGCCAACCGCGCCCTGATGGGTGCGAACATGCAGCGTCAGGCCGTTCCGCTGGTGCGCAGCGACTCGCCGCTGGTGGGCACCGGTATGGAGGGCTACGCCGCGGTGGACGCGGGCGATGTCATCACCGCCGAGAAGCCCGGTGTCGTGATGGAGGTCTCGGCCGACGTCGTGACCGTGCAGCTGGACGAGGGCGGCACGCAGGACTACTTCCTGCGCAAGTTCGACCGCTCCAACCAGGGCACCTCCTACAACCAGCGTGTGGTGGTCTCTGCCGGTGACCGTGTGGAGGCCGGCGAGGTCATCGCCGACGGCCCCGCGACGCAGAACGGCGAGCTCGCGCTGGGCAAGAACCTGCTGGTGGCGTTCATGACGTGGGAGGGTCACAACTTCGAAGACGCGATCATCCTCAGCCAGGAGCTGGTCAAGAACGACACCCTCTCCTCGATCCACATCGAGGAGTACGAGGTCGACGCCCGCGACACCAAGCTCGGCAAGGAGGAGATCACCCGTGACCTCCCCAACGTCAGCCCCGACCTGCTGAAGGACCTCGACGAGCGCGGCATCGTCCGCATCGGCGCCGAGGTCCGCCCCGGTGACATCCTCGTCGGCAAGGTCACGCCCAAGGGCGAGACCGAGCTTTCCGCCGAGGAGCGCCTGCTCCGCGCGATCTTCAACGAGAAGAGCCGCGAGGTCCGCGACACGTCGCTGAAGGTGCCCCACGGTGAGCAGGGCACGATCATCGCGGTCAAGGAGTTCAACGCCGAGGACGGCGACGACGAGCTCGGCTCCGGCGTCAACCGCCGCGTCGTGGTCTACATCGCCCAGAAGCGCAAGATCACCGAGGGTGACAAGCTCGCCGGACGCCACGGCAACAAGGGCGTCATCGCGAAGATCCTGCCCGTGGAGGACATGCCCTTCCTCGCCGACGGCACCCCCGTCGACGTCGTGCTCAACCCGCTGGGCATCCCCGGCCGCATGAACTTCGGCCAGGTGCTGGAGCTTCACCTCGGCTGGATCGCGCAGCAGGGCTGGAAGGTCGAGGGCACCCCGGAGTGGGCTGTGCGCCTGCCCGAGCAGGCCTTCGAGGCAGCTCCCGGCACGAAGGTCGCCACCCCGGTGTTCGACGGTGCGAGCGAGGACGAGATCGCGGGTCTGCTGGACTCGACTCTCCCCACGCGCGACGGAGAGCGCCTCATCGGCTCCTCGGGCAAGACGCTGCTGTTCGACGGACGCTCGGGAGACCCCTTCCCGGCACCTGTCTCGGTCGGCTACATGTACATCCTGAAGCTGCACCACCTCGTCGACGACAAGATCCACGCCCGCTCGACCGGCCCGTACTCGATGATCACCCAGCAGCCGCTCGGTGGTAAGGCGCAGTTCGGCGGTCAGCGCTTCGGTGAGATGGAGGTGTGGGCACTCGAGGCCTACGGCGCGGCACACACCCTACGAGAACTCCTCACAACCAAGTCCGACGACATCGCCGGCCGCGTCAAGGTGTACGAGGCGATCGTCAAGGGCGAGAACATCCAGGAGCCCGGCATCCCCGAGTCGTTCAAGGTCCTCATGAAGGAGATGCAGTCGCTCTGCCTGAACGTCGAGGTCCTCTCGGCCGACGGCACCGCGGTCAACCTCCGCGACACGGATGACGACGCCTTCCGCGCGGCGGAAGAGCTCGGCATCAACATCTCCAGCCGCTTCGAGTCCTCGTCCATCGACGAGATCTGA
- a CDS encoding putative glycolipid-binding domain-containing protein, translating into MSATPEIASRSAYTWRGVDDPGRIDHAVVRMGAESMSAHGTSTTSTYATSWDLDVGPGWVTRALRVSAHADGWSRALVLTRETDGTWSARTSVDGHCELVPPGLSDPRDIGGAIDCDLALSPVTNTMPIRRLGLLSGDVPATGLVMAWVEVPSLRVIRSDQSYASSGALVHYRSLTRGVAVDLDVDHHGIVVNYPGMARHVPQTASTSHEERDPRPAG; encoded by the coding sequence ATGTCCGCGACCCCTGAGATCGCGTCGCGGAGCGCATACACCTGGCGGGGAGTCGACGATCCCGGACGAATCGACCACGCCGTGGTTCGCATGGGTGCCGAAAGCATGTCGGCGCACGGGACCTCCACGACGTCGACGTACGCGACAAGCTGGGATCTGGATGTCGGTCCCGGCTGGGTCACTCGGGCGCTTCGCGTGTCGGCCCATGCCGACGGGTGGTCTCGCGCGCTCGTGCTCACCCGTGAGACGGACGGCACGTGGAGCGCGCGAACGAGTGTTGACGGCCACTGTGAGCTCGTTCCGCCGGGCCTGTCAGACCCTCGGGACATCGGTGGAGCGATCGATTGCGACCTGGCCCTGTCGCCGGTGACGAACACGATGCCCATCCGGCGTCTGGGTTTGCTCTCCGGAGACGTTCCCGCTACCGGCCTCGTCATGGCATGGGTTGAGGTCCCTTCCCTCCGGGTCATCCGCAGCGATCAGTCGTACGCGTCATCCGGAGCGTTGGTCCATTACCGGAGCCTCACCCGTGGGGTCGCCGTGGATCTCGACGTCGATCATCATGGCATCGTCGTGAATTACCCCGGTATGGCGCGTCACGTGCCGCAGACCGCGAGCACCTCTCATGAAGAGCGCGATCCGCGGCCGGCTGGATGA
- a CDS encoding TetR/AcrR family transcriptional regulator gives MNADDEGTPPSTLLRLLWRSRTRYALRPGPRPRVTADDIVTTAVQLADESGLQGVSMRNVAQVLGVKVMTLYSHVPGKDAVSALMVDSVHGDFRFDPQPGAPVERTLRRLLEENYRMLLQHPWLLEMHTEQPPMGPGTLSKYEIELTALAPLGLTDQTMDAVLTFLLDFARGAAGDHVRRLRSRVDNVEWWESVQPYLAEYVQPDEFPLATRVGSAAGAELGGAYNAEAAYRFGSDLVVDAVARLARPLKR, from the coding sequence GTGAACGCCGACGACGAGGGAACCCCGCCGAGCACACTGCTGCGCCTGCTTTGGCGCTCGCGAACGCGCTATGCGCTTCGCCCCGGGCCGAGGCCGCGCGTAACGGCCGATGACATCGTGACCACCGCGGTTCAACTCGCCGACGAGAGCGGGCTGCAGGGCGTCTCGATGCGGAACGTTGCGCAAGTCTTGGGCGTGAAGGTGATGACCCTCTACTCGCACGTGCCCGGCAAGGACGCGGTCTCGGCGCTCATGGTTGACTCGGTTCACGGTGACTTCCGGTTCGACCCTCAGCCGGGCGCCCCGGTGGAGCGGACACTTCGGCGACTCCTGGAGGAGAACTACCGCATGCTCCTGCAGCATCCTTGGCTTCTGGAAATGCATACCGAGCAACCGCCCATGGGACCGGGCACGCTGAGCAAATACGAAATCGAACTCACTGCGCTCGCGCCGTTGGGCCTGACGGATCAGACGATGGACGCGGTGCTGACCTTCCTGCTGGACTTCGCCCGCGGGGCGGCGGGAGACCATGTGCGGCGGCTCCGCTCCCGTGTGGACAACGTCGAATGGTGGGAGTCGGTTCAGCCGTATCTCGCCGAGTACGTCCAGCCCGACGAATTTCCCCTCGCCACGCGGGTGGGGAGCGCAGCGGGTGCCGAGCTCGGCGGCGCCTACAACGCGGAGGCGGCATACCGCTTCGGCTCCGACCTCGTCGTGGATGCGGTCGCCCGACTTGCGCGCCCCCTGAAGCGCTAG
- a CDS encoding VOC family protein — protein MNITNSAISLNVADVEASATFLEQQLAFEREMQQDGFVSLKRDGVGFNVIFLRTGLSTFKPASHAGDAGQGLLLVFVVDDIDAEWQRVSTSGVPVATPIETEPWGERYFQMIDPNGVLIQLVQWV, from the coding sequence ATGAACATCACCAATTCGGCCATCTCGCTCAACGTCGCCGACGTGGAGGCGTCGGCGACGTTCCTCGAGCAGCAGCTCGCATTCGAAAGGGAGATGCAACAGGACGGCTTCGTGTCGCTCAAGCGGGACGGGGTGGGCTTCAACGTCATCTTCCTGCGGACGGGTCTTTCCACGTTCAAGCCGGCCAGTCACGCCGGAGACGCCGGTCAGGGTCTCCTGCTCGTGTTCGTCGTGGATGACATCGACGCGGAATGGCAGCGTGTAAGCACGTCCGGCGTCCCTGTGGCGACCCCGATCGAAACGGAGCCGTGGGGCGAGCGGTACTTCCAGATGATCGACCCGAACGGCGTGCTCATCCAGCTGGTGCAGTGGGTCTGA
- a CDS encoding serine hydrolase, with product MLVRCVQAGRLRLDDPVARFLPGVREGVLVGHLLSHSSGLDAGRSSPARPPSMISAPRGHTVRDGDLVVLPRRIDNPMCTRGLDPAGGTLVSTQSDILAADPISRTAVVVLTNSDHGINAANPLLNAPGPIPNGVTQAAPVDPSHYAGQYASHAPTMRAPPQAAACSSGHPGIPTLPWRRATVRPSTPRPGLSPSSASTTRAYPPFCDGGCGSCAGSCRKIHSPSRAGL from the coding sequence CTGCTGGTGCGCTGCGTGCAAGCCGGGCGACTTCGGCTGGACGATCCGGTCGCCAGGTTCCTGCCCGGCGTCCGGGAAGGAGTTCTCGTGGGCCATCTGCTGTCACACTCCTCCGGCCTGGACGCCGGGAGGTCGTCACCGGCACGGCCGCCGAGCATGATCTCGGCACCGCGCGGCCACACAGTGCGGGACGGCGACCTGGTAGTACTGCCGCGCCGCATCGACAATCCGATGTGCACCCGCGGTCTCGACCCGGCCGGCGGCACCCTGGTCTCGACGCAGTCCGACATCCTCGCCGCCGACCCGATCAGCCGGACTGCCGTCGTCGTGCTCACAAACTCCGACCACGGGATCAACGCCGCCAACCCACTTCTGAACGCGCCCGGCCCAATCCCGAACGGCGTGACCCAAGCGGCGCCGGTCGACCCGTCGCACTATGCCGGCCAATATGCCTCCCACGCCCCGACCATGAGAGCACCACCGCAGGCAGCGGCTTGCTCGTCCGGGCACCCGGGCATCCCGACACTGCCCTGGCGCCGTGCGACCGTCAGACCTTCGACTCCCCGGCCGGGCCTATCGCCTTCCTCGGCTTCGACGACCAGGGCGTACCCGCCCTTCTGTGATGGCGGATGCGGGTCATGCGCCGGATCATGCCGGAAGATCCACTCACCAAGTCGGGCTGGGCTTTGA
- a CDS encoding DNA-binding protein, whose product MPNVFTQLDSGAQRADRAYHALTHLTERHAADGARRGRQIHPDMPAPHEVVRLVAGLAGGSICPEPEEPAIDHDDLVAALTLIPGMRADLDSTELLLLTIARGMGMTWQDIAFSLGLNTAQAARQRYERLDARSASEQPADS is encoded by the coding sequence ATGCCCAATGTCTTCACCCAGCTCGATTCCGGTGCGCAACGCGCCGACCGCGCTTACCACGCTCTGACGCACCTCACCGAGCGGCATGCCGCCGATGGTGCTCGTCGAGGGCGGCAGATTCATCCCGACATGCCAGCCCCCCATGAGGTGGTCCGGCTGGTAGCGGGACTGGCCGGCGGTTCCATCTGCCCGGAGCCGGAGGAGCCGGCCATTGACCACGACGACCTCGTCGCTGCGCTGACCCTCATACCGGGTATGCGAGCTGACCTCGACTCCACCGAGCTGCTCCTGCTTACGATCGCTAGGGGAATGGGCATGACCTGGCAGGACATAGCCTTCAGTCTCGGCCTGAACACGGCGCAGGCTGCTCGGCAACGCTACGAACGCCTGGACGCTCGATCCGCGAGCGAGCAGCCTGCCGACAGCTAG